GCGTATAACGCCGAGGGCCTTGTGCCGACGGTTATCAAGGCCCTGAAGCGGGAGTTTCCCGATCTCGGTGTGATCACCGATGTGGCGCTCGACCCCTATACCAGCCACGGTCAGGACGGACTGATCGACGCTACCGGTTACGTGCTCAATGATGAGACCCTGGCAGTCCTGGCTCGCCAGGCGCTTTGCCATGCCGAGGCGGGCGCCGATGTCGTGGCACCGTCCGACATGATGGATGGCCGTATCGGCCGTATCCGGGCCGAACTCGAGGCCGCCGGTCACATTTATACGCGCATCCTGGCGTATTCGGCCAAGTATGCGTCGAGCTTCTACGGTCCTTTCCGCGATGCGGTTGGCTCGGCTGGCAACCTTGGCAAGGGCAACAAATATACCTACCAGATGGACCCTGCCAATAGTGACGAGGCCTTGCGCGAAGTGGCGCTTGATCTCGAAGAGGGGGCCGACATGGTCATGGTCAAGCCGGGCATGCCGTATCTGGATATCGTCCGGCGCGTCAAGGACGAGTTCAAGGTGCCGACCTACGCCTATCAGGTCAGCGGTGAGTACGCCATGCTCAAGGCGGCGGCGCAGAACGGCTGGCTGGACGAGAAGGCCTGCGTGCTGGAGAGCCTGCTGGCGTTCAAGCGGGCTGGGGCTGATGGCATCCTGACCTATTTTGCGCTGGATGCCGCGGAGTATCTTAAGGGCTAAGCTGAGACGCAGCAAAGCCGGATACGAAAATGGCGGCCTTGGCCGCCATTTTGTTTTTCAGGCGCCCGGAGCGCCGGATTGTGACAGGCAGGCGAAGTAGAGCATGGGCCATTGCTGCGGCCACTGGGTCAACGGCTCGCGGCTGAAGCCGCTGCGGGCATATTGTTCCCAGCGACCAACGACGTAGCAACGCAGCAGATTGGCCAGGGCGCCAAAGTCGGCGTCCGGTTTCAGGTTTTCCTGTGTGGCTGCGATGCGCAGCGCCTGTTTCATGGCTGCTTCGACTTTGTCGAGGAGCGCATTGATGCGAATTTGCAGGCGCTCATTTTCATTGACCAGGGCGTCGCCGATGAGCACCCGGGTCATGCCGCGATTTTTCTGGGCAAAACGCAGGAGCAGGCCAATGATCAGTTCGATCTGCTTGAAGCCTTCGGTTTCTTCCGAGGTGATCTGATTGATGACACCGAACAGGCTTTGCTCGATGAACTCGATCAGGCCTTCGAACATCTGGGCCTTGCTGGCGAAGTGACGGTAGAGCGCCGCTTCTGAACAGTCCAGTTTGCCGGCCAGGGCGGCTGTGGTGATCTTTTCCCCTTTCGGGGTTTCCAGCATTTCGGCCAGCGTCTGCAGAATTTGCAGGCGGCGCTCGCCCGGTTTTGTCGCCATCGATATCCCCTCCTAGTTGTTTTTGGCCGATATTTTCAGTCGACCGTAGCATTTTGTCAGTTGCATCGCTGAGCGAATTTTAACGTCAACATAAGGCGATTGGCGTAAGCCAGCACTCACCCACACGGTTTTCATGCCGAGCTTTTTGGCACTGACCAGATTGGCCAGGCTGTCCTCGACCATGATGCATTGGCGTGGGTCGAGGTGTTCGGCGCGGAGCAGGGTGCGGAAGCCGGCCAGCATTGGCTTCGGCTGGAAACGCACGTTTTCGACTGAATAGACGGCATCGAAACAGCGGCCCAGTCCGGTGATGTCGAGAATGGCTTCGGTGTAATGGCGCGGCGCGTTGGAGAAGATGATTTTCCGGCCGGGCAGTCGGCGCAGTGTGTGGAGCAGGGGCTTGTCGAAAACAACCATGCGGGCCAGGTCGGGGAACTGGTGGGTTTCCCACAGAAAATGCCGGGGATCGGTGTCGTGATGGCGGATCAGGCCGAGCAGCGTGGCGCCGTAGCGGGTCCAGTAGTCCTGCCGGATGCGTGTTGCTTCACGCTCGTCGACGCCGAGGTGGCGCTCGATGTATTGGCGCATCGAGCGGTTGATATGGGGAAAGATATGGGGTGTCGCGTTGTGCAGCGTGTTGTCGAGGTCGAACAACCAGACCGGATTCTTCATGGCGACTCCAGAGGCAAGGAGGCCCGCAGTGGCGGGCCTCCTGTCGGTCAATCCGGCATTAGTGCGACTTGATCATGGTGCCGACACCGTGATCGGTGAGGATTTCCAGCAGCAGGGCATGTTCGACCCGTCCGTCGATGATGTGCACGCCCTTGACGCCATTGCGGGCGGCATCGAGGGCGGAACCGATCTTCGGCAGCATGCCGCCGGAGAGCGTGCCGTCTTCAACCATTTCGTCGATCTGCTTGGGCGTGATGCCGGTGATCAGGTTGCCTTCCTTGTCCAGTACGCCGGGTGTGTTGGTCAGCAGGACCAGTTTTTCGGCCTTGAGGACTTCGGCAATTTTGCCAGCGACCACGTCGGCGTTGATGTTGTAGGTCTCGCCATTCTTGCCGACGCCGATCGGGGCGATCACCGGAATGAAAGATCCCTTGTCGAGGTGGTCGATCAGGGTCGGGTCGATGGAGGTGATTTCGCCAACCTGGCCGACGTCGATGAGGTCGCCGGGGTTGTCCTTGTTTTCCAGCATCAGTTTCTTGGCGCGGATGAAGTTGCCATCCTTGCCAGTCAGGCCGACGGCCTTGCCGCCATGCTGATTGATCAGATTGACGATGTCCTTGTTGACCTGGCCACCGAGGACCATTTCAACCACTTCCATGGTTTCTGCATCGGTGACGCGCATACCCTGGATGAACTCGCCCTTCTTGCCGACGCGGGCAAGCAGGCTTTCAATCTGCGGACCGCCGCCATGGACGACGACGATGTTGAAGCCGACCAGTTCAAGGAGCACGACATCTCGGGCAAAGCAGCTTTTCAGGTGCTCGTCGGTCATCGCATTGCCACCGTATTTGACGACGATGGTCTTGCCGTGGAAACGCTTGATATAGGGCAGTGCTTCGGCCAGAACGGCGGCCTTTATGCCGGGGGTGAGGTCTTCGATGCTCATGGCGGGCTCCAAGTGGAATCGCCGCGGATTGTACAAAGAAAAAGGCCGGAATGGGGTCCGGCCTTTGCGCACTGGCCAGATCAGGTCGTTGCCAGGTGCATTTTGGGGAGCATCAGGATCGCCTCCCGATTGCTCCATGAGAAACAGCACTCAGCCGCTTCCTGCCAGGGCAGCCATTGCCAGTCGCGGTGTTCGTCGGGGGCGGTCACGATGGCAGGACGATCGGCCAGTTGCAGGCTGAAAACATGTTCGGTGTTGTGCCTGACGCCCGGGGCATAGCGGTGCCGCCATTCGGTAAATATTTCGAAGGTGTTGGTCATCTGCCAGTCGACGAGCTGGCCGCTGGCGGTATCGATGCCGGTTTCTTCAAGGACTTCACGGCGGGCGGTGTCGATCAGCGCTTCATCGCCCTCGCGACTGCCTGTCACCGACTGCCAGAATCCCGGATGCGCCGCTCTTTCTAGAAGGAGAACGTCAAGGGCGGCGGTGTGAATGACCACGAGCACCGACACCGGCTGTTTGTGGCCGTCGGTCATGCTTCCGGGAAGGAGGGTATGGCGCGGGTCGGCGTGTCGATCAATACCCAGAAGGCGGAGTTCATGGCGCGCCGTGCTTCGGCAGCGGCCAGAAAGACATTAATCAGGGTGGCGTAATCGGTGGGCGCTATCGCCTGTAATTGGGCGAGCCCATCGATCAGCAGGAGTTGCCCCTTGGCTGGCATTCCGTCGGGGTCGGTCAGGCAATCGTAGAGGGCGTCGAAGTTGGCGCCGTACCAGTCGGGAAAGTGCAGGGCGATCCCCAGTTTCCGCAAGGCATCGGGCGCTGCCGAGGTCTGACCAAGGTCGGCCCTGGCCACAAAAAAACCAGCATGTCTGGCGGCCTTCTCGATGGCCTCCTGGCGGGCCGGTGCGAGGTGGAATACGCCGGAGGAACTGGCATTCTTAAGCAGTTTGTCGCGCATCGCTCAGTTCCTATTCGACGATTCGCCGAAAGCTCTGGTAGTGGTCGTCGGTGTAGTAGTAGCTATCATCGCGTCCGACGATGATCCGGCGCGGCCCGCGATCCCGACGCCACGGTGATTTGACCGTGTATTCGCGGTAGAAGCCTCTGGGGTGCTGAGGGAGACGACGTTCAAAATTGCCGAAGACAATGCCGTCGCGCCCGTAGGGAAAAGGGCCGCCGGTTTTGATCAACTCGAGTGTCTGCCGGGCTTCGCGGGGCAGATGGGTGACCAGAATAGTGTCGGTTGCAGCCTCGTTGCTGAAGCTGAAACCGAAGGCGCTCCCGATCGCCAGCCAGGCGACGATCAGGAAGCGCATCCAGGTCATCATGTGGTGCCTTTAGGCACTGGGCGCAGCGACTTGCGTATCGACCTTCTGACGCAGACGGATATGCAGTTCGCGCAGTTGCTTCTCGTCCACCGGGGAGGGGGCATTGGTCAGCAGGCACTGGGCGCGTTGGGTCTTCGGGAAAGCGATGACGTCACGGATCGACTCGGCACCGGTCATCATGGTGACGATGCGGTCGAGGCCGAAGGCCAGGCCGCCGTGCGGCGGAGCGCCATACTTCAGGGCGTCGAGCAGGAAGCCGAACTTGGCCTGTTGTTCTTCCGGTCCGATGTTGAGCGCCGAGAAGACTTTCTCCTGAACGTCGGAGCGATGGATACGCACCGAGCCGCCGCCCAGTTCCCAACCGTTCAGCGCCAGGTCGTAAGCCTTGGCCAGACACTTGCCCGGATCGCTTTCGAGGAACTCGAGGTGCTCGTCCTTCGGGCTGGTGAAGGGGTGGTGGCAGGCGGTCCACCGCTTCGACTCGTCGTCGTACTCGAACATCGGGAAGTCGATGACCCACAGCGGAGCCCATTTGGCGCCGGTCACGAAGCCCTTTTCGTGGCCGATCTTGATGCGCAGCGCACCGAGGGCGTCGTTGACGATCTTGGCTTTGTCGGCACCGAAGAAGATGAGGTCGCCCGACTGTGCGCCGGTGCGTTCGAGCACAGCCTTGAGGGAGGCTTCCGAAAGGTTTTTGACGATGGGCGACTGGAGGCCAGTTTCGTTCGGCTGGCTGACGTCATTGACCTTGATGTAGGCCAGGCCACGGGCGCCGTAGATGCTGACGAACTGGGTATAGGCGTCGATTTCGCCACGGGTCAGCGTGGCGCCACCCGGAATGCGCATGGCGGCAATGCGGCCACCTTCGCTGTTGGCAACGCCGGCGAAGACCTTGAAGGCGACGTCCTTGAAGGCATCGGTGACTTCGGTCAGCTCGAGGGTGACGCGCAGGTCGGGCTTGTCGGAACCGAAGCGGTGCATGGCTTCGGCGTAGGTCATGCGCGGGAATTCCGGCAGATCGACGTCGATCGCTTCCTTGAACACGGTACGGATCAGCTTTTCCATCAGGGCGGTGATCTGGTCCTCGCTCATGAACGAGGTTTCGATATCGACCTGAGTGAATTCAGGCTGACGATCAGCGCGCAGATCTTCATCGCGGAAGCATTTGACGATCTGGTAGTAACGGTCATAGCCGGCAACCATCAACAATTGCTTGAAGAGTTGCGGCGACTGCGGCAAGGCGAAGAACTGACCATCATGGACGCGCGACGGCACGAGGTAGTCGCGGGCGCCTTCCGGGGTCGATTTGGTCAGCATCGGCGTTTCGATGTCGATGAATCCGTTGTCGTCGAGGAAGCGACGGAAGGCCCGGGCCGTCTTGTAACGCAGCATGAGATTGTTCTGCATCTGCGGGCGGCGCAGGTCGATGACGCGATGGGTCAGGCGAACATTTTCGGAGAGATTGTCTTCGTCGAGCTGGAAGGGCGGCGTGACCGAAGGATTGAGGACTTCGATTTCGTGGCAGAGGATTTCGATTTCGCCGGAAGCCAGATTGGCATTGGTCGTGCCGGCCGGGCGCGGACGAACCTTGCCGGTGATTTTCAGGCAGAACTCGTTGCGCACTGATTCGGCAATGGCGAAGGTAGCGGCCCGATCCGGGTCACAGACGATTTGCGCCAGACCTTCGCGGTCGCGCAAGTCGATGAAGATGACGCCGCCGTGGTCGCGCCGACGATGGGCCCAGCCGCACAGGGTAACAATTTGCCCGTCGAGGGAGGCGTTGAGTTGTCCGCAATAATGGGTACGCATGAAACTTTCCGGTTGATTCAGGTGTTGGTGATGATGCGGGGATGTGGCTGGGGGGCCACAACGCCCATCGAGATGATGTATTTGAGTGCTTCGTCGACGGACATTTCAAGTTCGATGACATCTTTGGCCGGGAGCATCAGAAAGAAGCCGGACGTCGGATTCGGTGTGGTCGGTACGTAGACGCTGACATGTTCGGAATCGAGGTGATTGACGATGTCGCCGCCGGGATGTCCGGTTTGAAAGGCGATCGTCCAACATTCCTGATGTGGGTATCGGATGAGCAGGGCTTTGCGAAAAGCATTGCCGTTCGGCGAAAACAGTGTGTCGGAAACCTGCTTGACGCTGTGGTAAACCGAGTTGACGACGGGAATCCGGGCCAGCACCTTTTCCGACCAGACGACCAGCTTCTGGCCAATGAAATTGGTCGCCAGAAGGCCCGTGAACAGGATCATGGCCAGGGTCAGAACCGCTCCGGCGCCGGGTATCTGGAAACCGACCAGATTTTGCGGATGGATGCCTTCCGGCAGCAGTCGCAGCGACTGGTCGAGAGCACTGACGATCGTCGACAGCACCCAGCCGGTTATGACCAGCGGGACCCAGATCAGCAGGCCGGTGATGAAATAACGTTTCATCAACTGGCCACGCAAGATGAGCAGCTTCCTTCGCCGGTCTGGCAAGGGGGCGCTGCCGCCGGCTTGTTGCCGCCACCCTTGAAGTCAGTGGCATACCACCCGCTGCCTTTGAGCTGAAAGCCGGCGGCGGAAAGTAGCTTGCTATAGCTTTCCTTGCTGCATTCCGGGCAAGTCGTGAGGACAGGGTCGCTCATCTTTTGCAGATGTTCTTTCTGGAAGCCGCAGGAGTCACAGCGATATTCGTAAATCGGCATGGGAGTCCTCCAAAACCTTGAATTATAACCGAGAGTCTTAATTGACTATATCGGGGCGAGCCTTGCCTTTTTCAACCGATCAGGCCGAGATAGCTGCGTGTGATCGATTCGCCCCAGAAGAGGGCGATGCCGCCAGCTGCGGCAAGGTAGGGGCCAAAAGGGATCGGGACGTTGCGCCCGTGGCGGGCGGCAACGATCAGCGTGATACCAACGGCGGCACCGACCACCGAGGAGAGCAGAATGATGGCCGGCAGCATGGACCAGCCCAGCCAGGCACCAAGGGCGGCCAGGAGTTTGAAGTCACCATAGCCCATGCCTTCCTTGCCGGTAGCCAGCTTGAACAGCCAAAAAACGCTCCACAGGGCGAGATAACCGAGCATGGCACCGACGACGGCGGACGA
The DNA window shown above is from Dechloromonas sp. HYN0024 and carries:
- a CDS encoding barstar family protein, translated to MRDKLLKNASSSGVFHLAPARQEAIEKAARHAGFFVARADLGQTSAAPDALRKLGIALHFPDWYGANFDALYDCLTDPDGMPAKGQLLLIDGLAQLQAIAPTDYATLINVFLAAAEARRAMNSAFWVLIDTPTRAIPSFPEA
- a CDS encoding DUF502 domain-containing protein — its product is MKRYFITGLLIWVPLVITGWVLSTIVSALDQSLRLLPEGIHPQNLVGFQIPGAGAVLTLAMILFTGLLATNFIGQKLVVWSEKVLARIPVVNSVYHSVKQVSDTLFSPNGNAFRKALLIRYPHQECWTIAFQTGHPGGDIVNHLDSEHVSVYVPTTPNPTSGFFLMLPAKDVIELEMSVDEALKYIISMGVVAPQPHPRIITNT
- a CDS encoding ribonuclease domain-containing protein — translated: MMTWMRFLIVAWLAIGSAFGFSFSNEAATDTILVTHLPREARQTLELIKTGGPFPYGRDGIVFGNFERRLPQHPRGFYREYTVKSPWRRDRGPRRIIVGRDDSYYYTDDHYQSFRRIVE
- a CDS encoding pyrimidine 5'-nucleotidase is translated as MKNPVWLFDLDNTLHNATPHIFPHINRSMRQYIERHLGVDEREATRIRQDYWTRYGATLLGLIRHHDTDPRHFLWETHQFPDLARMVVFDKPLLHTLRRLPGRKIIFSNAPRHYTEAILDITGLGRCFDAVYSVENVRFQPKPMLAGFRTLLRAEHLDPRQCIMVEDSLANLVSAKKLGMKTVWVSAGLRQSPYVDVKIRSAMQLTKCYGRLKISAKNN
- the aspS gene encoding aspartate--tRNA ligase; the protein is MRTHYCGQLNASLDGQIVTLCGWAHRRRDHGGVIFIDLRDREGLAQIVCDPDRAATFAIAESVRNEFCLKITGKVRPRPAGTTNANLASGEIEILCHEIEVLNPSVTPPFQLDEDNLSENVRLTHRVIDLRRPQMQNNLMLRYKTARAFRRFLDDNGFIDIETPMLTKSTPEGARDYLVPSRVHDGQFFALPQSPQLFKQLLMVAGYDRYYQIVKCFRDEDLRADRQPEFTQVDIETSFMSEDQITALMEKLIRTVFKEAIDVDLPEFPRMTYAEAMHRFGSDKPDLRVTLELTEVTDAFKDVAFKVFAGVANSEGGRIAAMRIPGGATLTRGEIDAYTQFVSIYGARGLAYIKVNDVSQPNETGLQSPIVKNLSEASLKAVLERTGAQSGDLIFFGADKAKIVNDALGALRIKIGHEKGFVTGAKWAPLWVIDFPMFEYDDESKRWTACHHPFTSPKDEHLEFLESDPGKCLAKAYDLALNGWELGGGSVRIHRSDVQEKVFSALNIGPEEQQAKFGFLLDALKYGAPPHGGLAFGLDRIVTMMTGAESIRDVIAFPKTQRAQCLLTNAPSPVDEKQLRELHIRLRQKVDTQVAAPSA
- the nudB gene encoding dihydroneopterin triphosphate diphosphatase; amino-acid sequence: MTDGHKQPVSVLVVIHTAALDVLLLERAAHPGFWQSVTGSREGDEALIDTARREVLEETGIDTASGQLVDWQMTNTFEIFTEWRHRYAPGVRHNTEHVFSLQLADRPAIVTAPDEHRDWQWLPWQEAAECCFSWSNREAILMLPKMHLATT
- the argB gene encoding acetylglutamate kinase, coding for MSIEDLTPGIKAAVLAEALPYIKRFHGKTIVVKYGGNAMTDEHLKSCFARDVVLLELVGFNIVVVHGGGPQIESLLARVGKKGEFIQGMRVTDAETMEVVEMVLGGQVNKDIVNLINQHGGKAVGLTGKDGNFIRAKKLMLENKDNPGDLIDVGQVGEITSIDPTLIDHLDKGSFIPVIAPIGVGKNGETYNINADVVAGKIAEVLKAEKLVLLTNTPGVLDKEGNLITGITPKQIDEMVEDGTLSGGMLPKIGSALDAARNGVKGVHIIDGRVEHALLLEILTDHGVGTMIKSH
- the hemB gene encoding porphobilinogen synthase, translating into MSVVSGGFPGTRMRRMRRDDFSRRLMRESVLTANDFIYPVFVLEGAGRVEKVSSMPGVERQSLDILLKTAERAVKLGIPALALFPVVSASLKSLGAEEAYNAEGLVPTVIKALKREFPDLGVITDVALDPYTSHGQDGLIDATGYVLNDETLAVLARQALCHAEAGADVVAPSDMMDGRIGRIRAELEAAGHIYTRILAYSAKYASSFYGPFRDAVGSAGNLGKGNKYTYQMDPANSDEALREVALDLEEGADMVMVKPGMPYLDIVRRVKDEFKVPTYAYQVSGEYAMLKAAAQNGWLDEKACVLESLLAFKRAGADGILTYFALDAAEYLKG
- the slmA gene encoding nucleoid occlusion factor SlmA, with protein sequence MATKPGERRLQILQTLAEMLETPKGEKITTAALAGKLDCSEAALYRHFASKAQMFEGLIEFIEQSLFGVINQITSEETEGFKQIELIIGLLLRFAQKNRGMTRVLIGDALVNENERLQIRINALLDKVEAAMKQALRIAATQENLKPDADFGALANLLRCYVVGRWEQYARSGFSREPLTQWPQQWPMLYFACLSQSGAPGA
- a CDS encoding FmdB family zinc ribbon protein translates to MPIYEYRCDSCGFQKEHLQKMSDPVLTTCPECSKESYSKLLSAAGFQLKGSGWYATDFKGGGNKPAAAPPCQTGEGSCSSCVAS